The genome window GATACAATCACCCTGTTCATCTCAAGACTGAAACTAACTGTGGTGTCTCAATCGTCCCGTCGGCTCTTAGTAGCAGCCAGTGGAACCGGAGGACATGTGTTCCCCGCCGTCGCGATCGCGGAACAACTTCCGGACTATCACATTGAATGGCTGGGGGTGCCCGATCGCTTGGAAGTGCAACTGGTGGGCGATCGCTATCGGTTGCATACCGTTCGGGTGGCGGGCTTCCAAGGCAAACCGGGACTAAGGACGCTGAAAACCCTGTTCAAACTGATTCGGGCCATTGGGTCAGTCCGAAAAATTCTGAAGCAGGGCAAATTCGACGGTGTTTTCACCACCGGGGGCTACATTTCCGCGCCTGCTATTTTGGCGGCCCGATCGCTGGGACTCCCCGTCGTATTGCATGAATCCAATGCGCTGCCGGGGAAGGTGACTCGGTTCTTTGCGCCGCGCTGTACCGCTGTGGCGATCGGCTTCCAAGCGGCGGCCCAGTACCTCAAAGCCAAAACCGTTTACACCGGAACGCCTGTGCGGGCGCAATTTCTTGCGGAACCCGGAACCTCCGACAATTTAGACGATTTAGGCATTCCTGAAGGCGTCCCGTTAGTGGTCGTTGTTGGGGGCAGTCAGGGAGCAGTGGCGGTGAATCGGTTAGTACGGCAATGCAGCCCCGCTTGGTTTGAGCAGGGAATTTGGGTTGTGCATTTGACCGGAGAGTCCGACCCAGAAGCCGAGAGTTTACACCATCCGCAATACATTGCCCGATCGTTCTATCACAACATGGCGGCCTTGTTCCGCCGCGCCAACTTAGCTATTAGCCGCGCGGGGGCTGGAACGCTAACGGAACTCGCGATCGCGCACACTCCGTCGATTCTGATTCCCTATCCCTCTGCAGCAGAGGATCACCAAGCCTTTAATGCACGCGTATTTGTGGAAGCGGGAGCGGCGGAAATGTTTCGTCAGGAAAAACTACTTCCGGAAACGCTACAGTCGATCGTGCTGGAATTGCTCGCTGCACCAGAGCAGCTACAAAAAATGTCGGCCCAAGCGGCATCGCTAGCTGTGCCGGACAGCGCAATCCAAGTCGCAGACTTACTCCGTAATTTAATTGAACGTCACTCGCATGAGTGATCACGGCTATCACAATGCAACGGTCATTGGTAAACAGGAACGCACAACTTCGAATTACACCTCACATTACAACACCATCGCTAATTCACCCACTAACCATTCTTCACCAGCTCAACATTGTTAACCAGCTCAATACCAGCTAAACACAAGTAAGCAGCACGATCGAGCGATCGTGCTGCTTTTTCAACCAACAACTAGCCACTAACAACTGGTATCAACAACCCATCATCCAATACTAACCATCCATCGCTGCAACAACATGGCGCATCTCATCCACCGCAGTATGACCATTCTTTTCATGACCATTGGATAAATGGTGAGTATGCCCATTATTCTTACGAGGCTGAATTACACCATAGCCACCGTGATTACGTTTATAAATCACATTGATTTCACTCGTTTCTACGTTACAGAACATGTAGAAATCATGATCAATGTTTTCCAACTGTTCCAATGCATCTTCCATCGTCATGGGAGGCATGGCAAAGTATTTCACCCGCACCACATCAGACGGTAACGCAGGAGCCCGATCGAGCTTCAGATCGGTCACAACGGGCTGCTCTGCCAGAGCCACTGAGGTTTTGACGGGTTCTCGGTTGCGGTCTCGCCGTTTCTCTTTGTACTTGCGGAGTTGTCGAGACAGCTTATCCGCCACCATATCAATGCTAGCGTAGAGGTTTTCGGAACTCTCCTGCGCCCGCACCACATTGGACCCATTCACAAAAATCGTAACCTCCGCAGTTTGTCTGGGAGTTATCCGGGGATTCCGTTCGACTGATAGATCGACATCTACTTCGGTTAACAGATGGTCAAAATGTGCCGCTGCCTTTTCAATCTTCTGATGGACATACTCACGAATCGCATCCGTAATATCGATATTTTTGCCCTGGATAACAAGCTTCATAAAGCTTCCTCCCCTGAAAGGATGGGTTAGTTGAGCATTCAAATAAATTTGTGTAAGCAATACACACGCAATACACAAATGGCATCTATAGCGTTCCCATTAGGTCTATGACCGTGATGTTAGAAAGTATAACGAAAATGTTTCTCGATCGTGACCTAATTTAAGTGAAATTGTTAGACAACATGGAGAGTTACTTTCTGAACCAGTCATTTAACCTGCGAATTCTATAGAAGTAACCCGATGCTAGCACCTTGACTAAAAAACCCACCACTAGAGCTTTCTCCGCCACGGAGAGAGGCTAGGGTGAGTTCATTGGGCGAGTCTCTTATGCACAATGGATTTATAGTGCGAGATAGTTTTCAAGATGCATCGCTGAATCAGGTTATGTATTTAACCTAACATCTTCCTCGGATCAAAACGATCAGTTTTAAAAGTGTGTTGCATCCTGTGACAATTCTTGATTTAACCTGCTGCAAAAGCTCGTACATTCTCCGATGGCAGGTGCTACCTTGGTAAGTTGGGTCAGTAACATTCTGGGATAACGAGAGACGTTACTGGGATAACGAGATTCAGTTGGGGATAGCGAGATTAGCTAGGAATCGCTCGCATCCAACGGACGTTGAGACTTTCAGGCATTCTTGCAGGCATTACGGACTGCCACTACAAACTTTCACACGGATACAAACTTTCACACTGAAAAGCCCCACGCATCGCTTAAAACAACTTAAAAAACCGCTTAAAATGGGTAGGCTCAAGCGTGCTGAA of Alkalinema sp. FACHB-956 contains these proteins:
- the murG gene encoding undecaprenyldiphospho-muramoylpentapeptide beta-N-acetylglucosaminyltransferase, which codes for MSQSSRRLLVAASGTGGHVFPAVAIAEQLPDYHIEWLGVPDRLEVQLVGDRYRLHTVRVAGFQGKPGLRTLKTLFKLIRAIGSVRKILKQGKFDGVFTTGGYISAPAILAARSLGLPVVLHESNALPGKVTRFFAPRCTAVAIGFQAAAQYLKAKTVYTGTPVRAQFLAEPGTSDNLDDLGIPEGVPLVVVVGGSQGAVAVNRLVRQCSPAWFEQGIWVVHLTGESDPEAESLHHPQYIARSFYHNMAALFRRANLAISRAGAGTLTELAIAHTPSILIPYPSAAEDHQAFNARVFVEAGAAEMFRQEKLLPETLQSIVLELLAAPEQLQKMSAQAASLAVPDSAIQVADLLRNLIERHSHE
- the raiA gene encoding ribosome-associated translation inhibitor RaiA, encoding MKLVIQGKNIDITDAIREYVHQKIEKAAAHFDHLLTEVDVDLSVERNPRITPRQTAEVTIFVNGSNVVRAQESSENLYASIDMVADKLSRQLRKYKEKRRDRNREPVKTSVALAEQPVVTDLKLDRAPALPSDVVRVKYFAMPPMTMEDALEQLENIDHDFYMFCNVETSEINVIYKRNHGGYGVIQPRKNNGHTHHLSNGHEKNGHTAVDEMRHVVAAMDG